The sequence CCCTATAATGATGCCCCTGCACAGGCAAAGAATCAAGACAGGCGTCTAAGGCACTCCATCAAGACATCTGTGTGTTCAGGCTTCCCAACAGATACACGAACATAACCCCtcaattcttttttgttgtagtGGCGGATCATTACACCCATTTTAGCAAGGTCATCCTGTACCAAAATAAGGTTATCAGcataattcctttttttttttctttttttctttttactgaCAGTGTAACAGTTCCAAAGCAAAATGAGCTGTAAGTAACCTGTAGAAAAGCTTTAAAAGGAAAGAACAAGTACAAACAAGGAAGACTGGATAGCTGGTTCAACACTTTATGAATTCTGTTTTGGAAGCCATTTTGGTTTAGTCACTAGAACGGAATATTTCGGTACCAGAACATACCAACGTACCATTTTCAAGAGTACCAGTAatgtgtataaatatatatatatatatatatatatatgtacacgAAAAAATATTGGTcaaaacttatttaatttattagcCATGTTTAAAAAACTCTAAATCAATGTTCCTACTCCAAGTCCCAACCATCTTAACTCAAACCCAATAATATCTTATGCCCATCTATATtcattattaaagaaaaaacatttaaaagttgaaaagtaATAGACCTTATAGTACACGTGTGGCTTGGGAGTTCAAGAAAAGCTTCTTAAAACTTCCTTTTGTTACTGGGTGCAAGCTATAAGGTTAAGGGTGGTTGGATAACATTTATTGAAAAtgcttttttattaaaataaaaccataacAACCATGCAAGCTATAAGGTTAAGGGTGGTTGGATAACATTTATTGAAAAtgctttttattaataaaaaaacctaacaaCCAACAAGACACGGATGGACAGACCAAGTTACAAAGAaacgcagagagagagagagaggtctgTGGCTGTcaacaatgcaaaaaaaaacatgaaggAAAAGTGCTGATAAGGGTCTATGGCTGTCTACAACAGAGAATAAAATGGAGGAAAGTGTTGGGCCACTGCTGAGTAACCCAGAAAAACTGAACAAGACAAAGAAGAGGAACCAATTCTATATCAACAGAAATTTGAATACCAGCCGGTATTTGCCGAAACCAACTAGAACTACCCGGAATGGCCCAAAATTTTTCCCAAGGTGGAACAATGAGGTATCTCATTTGGGTTTGCTTACCGGTACAGTATTTTCGGGCCATTCTGGCCAGAACAAAACAGAATTCAGGACAACGGTTCAATAAAGATGTTTAAAGACTGCAGAAAGGCATTCTACTAATGACCCTGAAGTGCTTCATCTTAGCACACAAGTGTACCAAAATTGCatctaataaattaaaaacaaaaaaataaaaataaaaacaaaacaaccctGAACTCCATAATCAACATTTCAGTCCATTTTCCTACTCAGCTCCTATGAAGTCAACTCATAATTCTGATTAGAGCACTTCATCCTAAATTAATTTGCAACCTAAATAGCAACATCAGGCACTTCAAGTGACTTCAtcctaaattattattatttttttttttggctaaatttcATCCTAAATTAATTGcaacctaaatatatatatatatatatatataaattagagatagagagagagagagacatatgTAAAACTATAGAGAAGAAAGActatacacacaaacacataatTTGTCACAGAGACGTATGTGTGTCGGACTGTCTCTATCAATACAAGGCAAATATTAGATGCAGAACCAATAGTCATCTAACAGTGTAAATTCATGATGTAAGTGAGAAAATTGCATACCTTTAACACCTTAGCATCCATTCCAGATGCAACCTCACAAAGAATGAAATTCGAATAGCTCGGATATGGATTGAGAAATGGCACTTCCTTAAGAAGATTATATAGCCTATCCCTTTCTTGTACTAACGTATCTTTCACTTTCTGTTAAGAGATTGTTGATTCATATCAGATATGGCATTGAATGGAAGTAATACTAATTTATCAAGCCTAAACATAAATTATTAGTATAATTATGGACAATCCCAATAGGACAAGAATTAACCtcaacctatccaaaaaaagaaaaagaattaaccTCAAGATATGTGGGATTCTGCAAAGCTGCACAAGCAGAAATTTCAGCAGCAACTGAAACATTATAAGGTTGCTTTGCTCTCCAAAGATACTCGATGATACTCAAAGGAAATGCTCCATATCCCACACGAAGTCCAGCTAAACCTGCACCAGTTGTTTGTTTGCAATTTAAGATTCTGAACATTTCACATCAAGAAGAGAAGctaaaacattttcaaagtaaatataacaaattaaattaaaaataagtaaatatgaAGAATCACAATGGTATAATAAACATTTGTAAAATGTAACCTCCCATATTGAACACAAACCAGTAAATACAGGGAGTTAAATTGATTATCAACTAAAAAAGCATAGAAGTTAATATTTCAAAGACAAAACCTACTTCATAATTATGGTACATTACAAGGTGCCTATTAGTCAATAGATAAATGAGTTTAGGACATATAGACATCTGGGGCCAAAGTAGCAAACAGACATTCTTGCAGATAACACTCACAATATtgtaaagggaaaaattaattttttttaaaaacacccTTTCCTTTTCCATTATATAAAGAGACCAGATTATAGATACCAGAAGTGACAGTGGCAGCACATTGGGACCCGGAAAGTTTAATCACCAATGCATGGAGGGGTCATGAGCAATGTTTGAAGCCATAGGTGGCTTGGAACTAATTGGTCAGGCAGTAGTACTAGACTGGGTAAAATGGAGGCTGTAATCTATGGATTGTGGTTGAGATAAGCAGCACAATCATAAGGCTGATGGATTTGCCAGTTGACATGGAGCTTGCGACAGACTGGGGGAAGTGCTAGGGGACCCAACAGCAATGACGGGGCTATTCTAGGTTGTCAGTGGCTAAAAGGATACTTGCATTTGATTGTGCGGTGATTGGGCCTTGTTTCATTTGCAAGGATATAAGCAATGAATGGGCAGCAGGGGTTTGTATTGAGGCTCTTGATAGTTGTCACAAGTGGCTTGGTCTTTGTTGTGATGGGAGGGTTTCATTTTTAGGAGGGATTTTGGCAGAAGGTAAAATCAACCATGGTGGTTGGTAGGATTTTCGTATGAGATGAATCAAAGTTGATCCATTATATTTAGCAGTTGAAAAGCATAAGTTTTAGGGAAACTGAGCTCTTTGGGGGTGGGTCAATCAACTAATTTTGAGCTTGGCTATAGGTGTTGATGGAGGGGTGATCTTGGATCACATGTTCACGATGGTTGGATGGTGGGTGTCTCGGATTATGTGATTATTGGATTCTTGATAAGGACTAGCCTTTTTGGGGAGGGTGGCAGTTGTGACAGTTTCCATGGTTTTGTTAGAAAACAAGATCGAGGTTTATTCTAATACCAAAACAGGACAATGAAGTAGGGAACATGTGTTTGGGaaataaaaagggaagaaaataaGGGAAGGGAGATCAGGGAAAAATAACataacagaaaaagaaaggataaaCTTAGGAATCAGCAAATAGGATTTGTTTAGAATAAACACCAAGTGatgaatacaaaaaaataaaactaaaatagtaATCCAATCTCTTTTATAGCATCAATATATGTGAATCAACAACAATCACGATCAACCAAGTCCAACAAAATTAACTATCTTTAATAGGTCAATTTTGGCATCTGCACATGTAGTCATTACAGCTAGTTCTGGTGGCTTTATGCATTTGCAAAAAATACACATATATTCTTTGATTAAACAAAACCAGTACGTAGGCAAATTGGGGGTAACCTACCTACTAACCACCTCTCCAAACCCCAAAGAAGCAAGAGTCTTGTGCACTATGTATGACCCTTTTTAGTTAGATAGGAAAATGGTACAACGGTATTCATGAGCATAGTCTTAAACTGTATGTTTTGAGATATGCAAATATATTCTTCCATAGTGATTAGCTTACCATTTTAAGTATCTGTTAGAACAATGGGTATGTTCtctaagaaataaaatatcCTTCATTCTAGGTTTTGCTTTGGGTTATTAGATTCCAAGCACAACTTATTAATAACAAagagggtaaattgcaaattacacccttaGAGTTTGgagatgtttggattttacaccctaaaattttgaaatttggattttatcttCTGAAGTTTGAGAGCGTTTGGATTTTACACATTGAcgtttagaatttggattttactccctaaaatttgagggtgtttggattttacaccccaaaTTCAAACTTcaaggtataaaatccaaacattcccaaactttagggagaaaaatccaaacaactctAAAATTTAgtgaataaaatccaaattttgaaactcaaggtctaaaatccaaacactcccaaacttcaagagataaaatccaaattctgaaacttcagggtgtaaaatccaaatacccccaaactttaggagtgtaatttgcaatttaccctaacaaagaaaaagtaaaaagccCATGCTGCGAGAACACAAGTTTCGATCTTACTGCTGGAAAACAGCAAAACAAGGTCTCTAGCATGTCAATGAACTTAATACAATTTTAGGGgcttcttaattttattttatttctattgggGGACATTGAGTTTCTCCCCTCATTCTCTCCCAACTTATTGTTGTAATCTTTCTATTCCCCCACCAACCCTCCTTTTTGTGTGTATGGGGTCCAGAACTcttattttattctttgaaaCCTACAGCATATAACAGATAATTCAAATCAatttaagaaagtctaaaaaCTCACAACACAGATGGTAATAAATCTTGTATTAGCAATTCAATAACAGGATTGATGCTACCACAACAGAATAATTTAGGGTGACAAGCAAGTTCCAAAATAATTGACTTTAAAGAAAAagcattaaaatatatatataccagctcTTTTGCTAAATGTCCGAAGAACAATTAGATTCTCGTGTTTCTTCACCCATTTCATTTTTGATTCTATCCCTGAAAACTCAATGTATGCTTCATCCAGCACCACTAATATGGGAAGCTTAAGGATTCTCAAAAGATCTTCATCATCAATTACACTGCATATAGTAAGTAGCATGGAAACGTAATATGtcacaaaaaaattacatgactagaaattatgcataaagttcaaacattttattttttaatataatctaCAGACTCATTACAACAAAACAGCATAACCACACTAAACTAAAGACTGAGTTCAAAGCCTGAAAGTCAGATCACACAAGCAGAGGACACCTCTATTAACCTCTCTCCTCATCCAGGCCCTTATGTATTCTACAATCAGATCTCCTTAACATTTCATTCTACAGGTAATTAATAGAACACTTCTTAAATTCTAGTCTAGCACCAACACAATCTGAGCATATTCAGTAAATAACCCTtgagagatataaaaaaatccTTTATTCTGTCTAAAAATGGACATATCTGCATCAAGCACCAATATTAACACACATGTTAAAAGAATAGATTGAATATCCCAAACCATACTATGAACATCTCTTAAATGGATCAAAGCCTAAATTCAAACTAACTAGTTTTGTAAGTCTACTATAGAAGAAAGCTCTGTGTAGATACTTTGACTTTTCATAAATGTATCCTTCCAGAGTTTATCCTTCTCTCAAATGTGCTAGAATGTTCGTTACTGGGCAGTAAGGTAAGGACATGCCAGAGACCTCAAGTCAATCAAGTAAACTAATTATGCCAAATATAcatgaagaaaagaaacaattgaGAATTACCTCCCATCTGGATTGTTAGGAGATGTTAAAAATATGCATTTGGGTTTTTCTCGTTCAATAACATCTGTTATTTGTTCAACA is a genomic window of Quercus lobata isolate SW786 chromosome 2, ValleyOak3.0 Primary Assembly, whole genome shotgun sequence containing:
- the LOC115975408 gene encoding histidinol-phosphate aminotransferase, chloroplastic; the encoded protein is MKFPYVYPDPESRRLRAALAEDSGLESDYILAGCGADELIDLIMRCVLEPGDKIVDCPPTFTMYEFDAAVNGALVIKVPRKADFSLNVEQITDVIEREKPKCIFLTSPNNPDGSVIDDEDLLRILKLPILVVLDEAYIEFSGIESKMKWVKKHENLIVLRTFSKRAGLAGLRVGYGAFPLSIIEYLWRAKQPYNVSVAAEISACAALQNPTYLEKVKDTLVQERDRLYNLLKEVPFLNPYPSYSNFILCEVASGMDAKVLKDDLAKMGVMIRHYNKKELRGYVRVSVGKPEHTDVLMECLRRLS